A segment of the Deltaproteobacteria bacterium genome:
GCCTTTATCTGCTTTGGCACCTATTTCAGACGCCATTGACTGTTTTGCCGATGTCAAGCCACGGGCTATCGCCTTTACCCTGAACCATCCGTCAGCCGTATTGCCGTTGGCAAAAGGCAAAGCGCTTTCTCTCTGGAGGCCGAAAGGCGTGAGAAAGACCATTTCCTCTTGGTCCGATCCATGGATACACGGCCTGAGTCTTTGGAAATCCTTCAGCTGGAATATAAACTCACCCTGTGATATAAGGCAGTGGTGAGAAGACCATCGCTACTCAACCATTGCTCACCCAATATGCCGAGGTGCACCCATGACCACCCATTCAAAAGACATGGAAGGATTGCGCATTGCCTATCGCACGTGTCCCTTTTGCGAAGCCACGTGCGGATTGGAGATCACCGTCCAGGACGGCCGTGCCGTAAACGTCAAAGGAGATAAGGAGGATGTGTTCAGCAAGGGGTATCTCTGTCCAAAGGGTGCGGCACTGGCGGATCTCCATTACGATCCCGATCGCTTACGCCACCCGATGATAAAGAGAAACGGCCGTTGGAAAGAGGTGGGCTGGGACGAGGCATTTGCCGCGGTCGAATCCGGTCTGATCCCCTTGATGGACAAGTACGGCCGCGATGCGGTGGGTGTGTACGCAGGCAACCCTTGCGCCCATACCATGGCAGGGACGCTTTGCATGAAACCGATGCTTAAGGCGTTGCGGAGCCGGAACATCTTCAGTGCCAGCTCAGTGGACCAGATCCCCAAACACGTCTCCAGTGGCCTGATGTTCGGCCACCCCGGCACGATTCCAGTGCCCGACATCGACCGCACCCATTTTCTGCTGATACTGGGGGCAGACCCGCTGGAGTCAAATGGATCGCTCGCCACGGCCCCCGACTGGCCCGGGCGGTTGGGCGCCCTTAAGCGACGAGGCGGCAAGCTGGTGGTTGTGGACCCTCGCACCAGTCGAACCGCCAAGCTGGCGAACGAGCACCTCCGCATAGAACCCGGAGGAGATCCGTTTCTGCTCATGGCATTGATCCGGGTCTTGTTTGAAGAGAATCGGGTCAATCCCGGACGGCTCTCCGATCACATCATCGGAGTGGACGCGGTGCGCGATCTCTGCAGGCCGTTTTCCCCTGAGGCCGTGGAAAGCCGCACGGGCATTGATGCCGCTATGGTGTACCGGACAGCGAGGGAACTCGCCTCTGCACCCTCTGCGGCGGTATACGGCCGCATGGGCACGAGTACCGTGACATTCGGGGCGCTCAACCAATGGCTCATCGACACGATCAACACCCTGACCGGAAATTTGGATCGTCCCGGAGGGGTCATGTTCCCCACGCCGGCGCATATGCCGCGCTGTAACCGTCCGGGGGGAAAAGGGTGGACCCTGGGAAGATGGAAAAGCCGGGTCAAAGGTCTGCACGAGGTCATGGGCGAGCTGCCGGTCTGTACCTTGTGCGACGAGATTGAGACCGAAGGAAAAGGACAAATCCGGGCGTTGGTCACCGTGGCGTCCAATCCTGTGATCGCACTTCCCAATTCGGCCCGGGTAGCCCGGGCCTTGGCCGATTTGGACTTCATGGTGTCGGTGGACTTTTACCTGAATGCGTCCACACGACACGCAGATGTGATCCTCCCCCCCACCGGACCTTTATCCACCGCGCAATACGATTTTGCATTCTACAATCTGTCGGTACGAAACATTGCCAACTACTCCCCCCCTGTGATTCCCAAGCCCGATGACGAGAGGGACAAATGGGAGATCCTCTATGGCCTGGCCATGATCTTCGGCGGCCAGGGGGCTTCAGCCAATGCCGCGCAGATGGATGATTTCATCATCAGCATGATGGTGGATGGGGTAGCTAAAAAAGAGGAATCACCTTTTTTCGGCAGGCAAACGGAACTATTGGAGGCCATGAAAGATCTCCGAGGTCCGGACCGGATGCTGGACTTCATGCTTCGGACCGGGGCCTATGGTGACGGCTTCGACGCGAATCCCGGCGGTTTGTCATTGTCCAGGTTGAAAGCGCATCCCCACGGCATAGACCTGGGATCTCTTGAGCCCCGAATCCCAGGGATATTACGAACCCCCTCAGGCAAGATCGATCTGGCGCCACAGCAGATGGGTCAAGACGTCCAGCGGCTTATTGAAGCCATGAATCGTCCTGATTCCCATGGGCTGGTCCTTGTCGGACGCCGGCATCTTCGAACCAACAATTCATGGATGGCCAACATTCCCTCCCTCGTATCCGGTCCCCCCCGGTGCGTTCTGCATATTCATCCGGAGGATGCATCTCGTGCCGGGCTTGAAAATGGAGATACGGCGGAAGTGAAGAGCCGCATGGGACAGGTAGCGGTCCCGGTCGAAATTACACCGGACATCCGGCCGGGAGTGGTCAGTCTACCCCATGGCTGGGGCCACGATCTCCCCGGCGTGCGAATGGATGTGGCCAGGGTCCATGGAGGAGTGAACGCCAATTTACTGAGCGACGATGAATGCTTTGATCCATTGTCCAACAATGCGGTGCTAAACGGAATACCGGTGGAGGTGTCGTCTTCACCGAATCAAGACAAGGCGTCCTGATCTTCAGGGTTCCGTGGAATCAGCTCGCATTTTTTTCCTGCCGGGCCGTCGACGAGGGTGTGGCCCCACCTTGATGCAGCTCTTTGAGAGACCCCCACGGGTAAACTTCTCCACACGTTGCAGAGAAGTCATCACCAAAGAATCTAAGGGCCTAAAGCGGATAACCGCAACCGAAACGGCTGTGTGCTGTCCCGTCATTCCGGCATGCCCTTAGCCGGAATCCAGTCCGTCGTATTTCTGGATTCCGGCCAAAATCGTGCCGGAATGACGGAAGGCTAAGGGTGCTGCCGAAGGATGGCCATATTTTCTTGTTTTTCATGACAGAAGACCAGGTACTAATATCCCCTGTCAAATCCCGGCGCCAGTTCTTCCGAGCCATTCTCAGCCTCCCCTTCGGGGCTTTCAATTTCCCCGCCGGAGACGCCCGGATAGGGTTTCGGCTGGAGGCCCTCTGTTGGCGGTCTAAGTGAGAGGTTGAATTTCCTGATTTGTCCTGCTTCGCGGTAAGAGCCTGCCTGAAGGCGGAGCGCGTTCATGGGAGTGACCACAATGGCGGCCTCATTGGTGACCGGGCAATAATGCTCGCAATACCCGCAGCCGGCGCACCGGTCTTCCTTCACATGGGGGACCGGATAGGGGAGATCGGCAATTTTTTCAAACTCGATGGCATTATAGGGACAAACCTCGTCGCAGACCATGCAGCTTTTTTGGTGCTCCCAGGCCAGACACTTCTGCCGGTAGATAACGGCTGTGCCGGTTCTGGCCCAGACGCGCTCCCCTGCTGAAAGCGTCCGTATGGCCCCGGTGGGGCATACCTCGCCGCAGATGGTGCATCGCGGATCGCAGTATTTGCGATCAGGCGTAATGGCCGGGCTGAACATGCCCAGGAATCCAGCGGCAAACCATATGGGCTGAAGCGTATTGGTGGGACAGGCCCGCATGCATTCCCCGCAGCGCACGCAGGCGGCACGAAACATCGGTTCAGGTATCGCCCCCGGAGGCCGGATCAGCCGGGCGGGCTGGACCCAGCCTTCGGTCTCTTTTCCCGAAACAGCATGCAATCCGGTCAGGCTTAGCGCAGCTGTTCCCATACCCGCTGCCCCGGCCATCAGAAAGTACCGGCGGGAGGTTGATACCCCGGTTTCCCGCGCCATATGAGAACCGGGACGCGCCAGAAGGCTGAATTCAATGGCCTCCTGCGGGCAATTGGCTTCACAGGTCCGGCACGAGATACAGGCGGAATGATTGGTGCGCTCCGGATGGAGGCGGTCAATGGCCCCCATGGGACATTTTTGTGCACATATGCCACACCCGTTGCACTCGTCGCTCACCCTGCGACGAAGCAGGGGTTTTCCGGCGGCCACAGCCAGGATGCCGCCGGCCGGGCAGAGATATCGGCACCAGAACCGCGGGGTGATCCAGCCGGCCGCAAATATCAGAATAAAAAGCACCAGCACGAAAAACTGGGCGGTAAAGCGCGAGGGATGGATTTCCGCAAACATGAGGCTGCGGATATCCAGCCAGCTGGCCAAAGGGTAGAGGAACACCAGGGATTGATCGGCGATCAGTTCCGTGACCGGATAGACAACCAGGCCGTAAAAGCGCGTGATCAGCGCCAGAGGGGAAGCCCAGGACACCAGCGACACCCCTGCCAACCCTGCGCCGACCAGGAATACAAGGATATAGCGGTTTAAACGGGGGGAGAGCCTTTGGGGCGAACGCTCTGTTTTTCCGGTGGGTCTTGGAATGCATTTATCAGAGAAATCGAGGGTCGTGCCCATGGGGCAGATATAGCCGCAGAAGACGCGGCCGAATAATAATGCGGAAAGGACGACGATCAAGGCAGGAAGAAACAGCCAGGTCCACATACGGGCGGCAATAGCTGTTATCCCCACAAGTGCCGGGTCCATGCGAAGAAAAAGATCCGCTTCCTTGATGTGGCCGGCCCTTGCCAGAAGCGCCAGGAAGATGATCAGGAAGATCAGTTGGGCAGCGCGACGAAAGCTCATCTATACCGAAATTTTTCTGACATTCAGGTTTTCAATGTCCATCCGGCCCAGGCCGCGCTCATGGGCCAGACGGATATGCTTGATCTGGGATGGGGCGTATGTCCGGCCATACCATTCAAATGCGGAGACCGCATAGGCATCCGCCGCCACCATGTCGGTGGCTGCGATAATGGTTTTCGGTTCAATTACCTTGCCGGGACCGCCCGGGCCGCCGGTGGTCAGGACCCGGGTGGCATCAATGATCACCAGCTGGGGGGTCAACAGCGATACCAGATCAACGATGGTCTCATGAAGCCCCCGCCGGTGCATGGTGCTCCGATCCCGTATCAGGCCCATCATCCCTTTCATGGAAAGGCTTACCCCTGCGCCGGAATGGGATTTTGCCACCGGTGCGGCAATCAGGACATCCGCCGAGAGCACTTCTTTCATGACGTCGGTGGTCTTAAGGGTCCGGCCGTTGGGGATTCCCACTTCCTTGAAACTGCCGGGCCTGGACACCATATGGACCATATCCTTTTCCAGGGATTCACAAGCCGCGAAAATTCCCGATGCTTCAAGGCACTGTTCCGCGGGAGCCAGGGGGTTGTCCAGAACCAGCACCCGTGCTGCGCCGGCCTCCTTGCACATGGCGGCAATGGTTTTTGCTACCAGCGGATGGGTGTTGGAGGCCTGTTCCGGCGATACGGCAAAACTCATATTGGGCTTAATCACGACGCGGTCGCCTTTTTTGACAAATTTTGAAATTCCGCCCAGCATTTCCACGGATTTGCGTACCGCGGCCTGAACCTCTCCTTTGACCACGGCGACATCGGTTTTTTCTCGGGCAAACAGTCGACCCGGTAACATGAAAGGAGCACCGATGGTCCACAGCATGCCGGCTGCCTGGTATTTTAAAAAACTGCGTCTGTTCATGGATTTCATCAGGCGCTCCTTTAACTGTTAAGGGTTGGGGCCATTCAAAGGACCGCTGCTTTCAGGGCATCTATGCCGATTCGATCCATGAACCGGGCGGTGCGTTCCTTTTTTTTGCCATTGGCGGCATAATATTCCAGGCATTGTTTGACGAGATCAATGACCTCCTCTTTGCCCAAATCCTCGGCGACCACGTCACCGATACGGGGCCGGCCCCCGCTGTTGCCCCCGAAAATGAGGGTCCACCCTTTTTTCGTTCCCAGGACCCCCACATCCCGTACGTAGCTCTCGCCACAGCACATGGGACACCCGGAGACACCGAATTTCACCTTGGCAGGAAGTCCCATGCCGATGAACAGCTTTTCCAATTCCATGCCCAGGCCCAGCGAATCCTGGACCCCTAAACGGCATACCGCCGTCCCCGGACAGGCCTGTGCATAGTGCACACAGAGTTCAGTGGCCCTCCCCACGTCCATGCCCAGGTCTTTCCAGGCCGGGGCCACGTCCTCCTCCTTGAGCCCCACCAGGGCCATGCGCTGCCCGGAGGTAATCTTGACCACCGGAATCTTATATTTTTTAACCACCTGCGCAATGGACTCCAGGACCTCCGGGGTAACGAGCCCCAGCGGTGTCCTGGGAACAATAGCATAGGTTTCTCTGTCTCTCTGCAGAATGGCACCGTCAAGATGTTCAGCATGTTCAGTCATACGAAAGCCTCCTTTCAAAAGACCTGTTGATTGACTTACGATACCCTACTTTATCATACGGATAGTCGTTGACTCAAGTCATGGAATAATGCGTCTTTTAAAAAGCGGTTCTCTTTGGCGGGAAATGCATCGAATGATCTGGAAGTCGGATCATTTCCGGGTCCCGGATAATACCCCATTCGATTTTTCAGCTCCCATGAGCCTTCTTTCTCGTCCGGACGGGTGTGGCAATACGGCGCTTGGGTAGCAGCGAGTGGGTTCAAGGATTTTGCCCAGCAGGTGGACTATCCTTGAATTCTTCTTCATGTCTTGTACCCCCGGGACGGGTGTAAGTTCCTTGTCCATGGGGTTTACCATCTTTCCATTCACCGACATATGTTGACCCATCAGGAAGGGTAAATGTCCCTTGTCCATCAAACTCATCCTTTTTGAATCCACCGACATACGTCGCGCCGTCAGTATAGGTTCGAGTTCCGGGTCCATGTGGCTTATCTTCTTTCCATTCCCCTACATACGTGGACCCATCGGAAAAAGTGTAAGTCCCTGGCCCATGTTTATTCCCCTCTTTCCATCTCCCTTCATATTTTTCATTATCAGGATACGTCCAGGTTCCGTATCCATGTGGCGTGAAGTTTTTCCATTCCCCTATATAGGTTGAGCCATCCGGATAAATCCACGTTCCTTGTCTGCGTGATGCCCCATCCTTTCTCTCCTCTATGCATGTAGAACCGTCAGGGAGTCTGTAAGTCCCTTGTCCACATTTATGACCATCCTTCCATTCACCTTCATATCTTTCACCGCCGGGGTAGGTCCAAGTTCCTTTGCCGTGGGGGTTACCGTCTTTCCACTCCCCTGCATAAGTCGACCCATCGGAAAAAGTGTAAGTCCCTCGTCCACATTTATGACCATCCTTCCATTCACCTTCATACCTCTGACCGCCGGGGTAGGTAAATGTCCCTCGGCCATTAAATCTACTTTCTTTAAATTCCCCTGCATATTTGCCCCCATCAGGGAAGATGTAAATCCCTTGTCCATGGAGATGATCATATTTCCATTCCCCTACATATGTTGACCCGTCAGGATGGATCCAGGACCCTTCTCCATGTTTACAGCGCCTAAATTCTTTCCATGACCAACCGAAGTCCCCGTCATATGTGGAACCATCAGGATAAGACCGTTTCATCTTTCATCTCTTCTTTACAGGAGTTAATTTTGTGGGAATCAATAAGGAGATAACCGGGGGCTTCATAGAAGAAGGAGGAATGGACTTATATGGGTTGCTGGATTCACTTTTTATCTTGGGCCTTATCATCCTTATCATCAGGATATATCCAAATCCCTTTGCCGGTGGTTGAACCGTATTTGAATTCCCCCTTGTATGTGGAACCGTTGGCATATGTAAATATCCCCTGTCCATCAAATTTATTTCTCTTCCATTCACCTACATACTTCCCACCATCAGGGCACATCCAGGTTCCATATCCATGAGGTCTGTTGTCATTCCATTCACCGACATACGTGGAACCTTCAGGACGGATTAACGTTCCCTGTCCACATCTCTTTCCCTTCTTGAATTCGCCTTCATATATTGAACCATCTGAAAAGATGAATGTCCCTTCTCCATTCTTGCAATTCCCTTGAATACACGTTCCACTCCCGAAACTGGTGACAGGAATAAAAACCATTAATAGCGAAACCATTAAAGTCCCTAATTGTAAAATCATATTCATTTTCCTCACTTATGTATATTTCTAAAAGATTTAAAAAAGTTTTAAAAGACCACGGTTATAGATGTTCTGCCAAGGCCAGAATCGTATTTACATAAGTCGTGTTGCGGTTATAGCGGTAAAGTGCTTTGCGAGCACCCATCCCCTTTTTCCAGCCATGATGCCGCAGGAAATTGCCCATACTCGGCAATGCATCTTCGGCCGTAAATAAATCTATCTTGCCGTCCCCGTCTCCATCAATACCATATATCAGCGCGTTTGTGGGCATAAACTGACAGATCCCGATTGCACCATACTTGGAGCCTGGAATGTCTAATAGATTCAATTTGTTACCTTCAGCATATCTGAGCAGTGCCTTCAGTTCTTTATAGGCCCAATCCGCTTTCTGTTGACACCGTTTTTGAAGCCAGCCGCGGAACCTTGGCTTGACCGGTTGATTCTTGAGAAGAGGCTCAATTTTGCTGAAATCCGCACATGCCGCCATACTCGACAAGGTCGCAAATGCGCCCTCCTCCCCAAGATAGTTTCCGACGCGTGTCTCCAGGGCGAGAAGGCTAACCGCCACCTTAGGAGAAATGCCGTATCTTCTATGCACTGACCGCAAAAGGTCCTCATTCAGCGCAAGGAAATCTTTGGCTTCTCTAATCCGTTCGGGTTGTAAAACGCTTCTATAAACCTTTGGCCCTGTCTCCATGGGAAGGTCCAGATGCATAATATTCGGAGGGGCTTTTCTGAGTTCACCTTCCAACCGCCGGAGCAGATCTTCGGCGGGCGTTCCATCGAGCGGGAGTCCGTGCACATACTGGAAGGCGATAATGGCCCTTCGGGTCTTGGCCCCTATTTTTCCGTCTATGGGACCAGGCCTGTAACCAAGTACTGCCAGTCTCTCCTGTATAGGTTTGATTCTTTCTGCCCGAAGTTTTGCCGAATGCAATTCATTCATTTTATGGACCATCGGCGATGGGTCAAAGATGATCTCTGGTTGGGAAAACAGATCACGAAGTTCATATTGATCAAAGCCATCTGACGCCAGCCTTTCGAGTAACCGGCTCCACGTTTTCGTCACAAAGGAGTTTGCCTCCGAAGAATCAGACGCTGACGTGACGCCGGCTGATACCGAAGGGCTACCTGCATTCATCCCTGAAATTGAAACATCACCTTCAATATGTCCGGTGAACGCTGTCTGCACCTCTTTAGAGGTTTTCTTGACCCCTGCCGCTACATCTGTAACCAGAAAAAAGGTGAAACCGCACAATGCCACGACCTTGAATGATGTCGACCGCCATCCCATATGTTTCTCCCACTGGTGATCTTTCATTTCGGGTGAGGGAAGATTAACATGAATCCTTACGCTAAATTTAGGAAAAATAGTCCAGGCTTGAAAACGGGATTCATTTGAGAAGTCTCAATTCGCAGGTCGGCCCAAATTCAAGCCCGAGCCAACACGACAGGATAATTCTATGCTTTCAATAAATATGGACGTAATTTATCACATATTATATCTCAGTGCAACATGAACGGGCTGCCTTTTCAAAAAAGGATTGGTTCCACCGGAGAAAGAGGGGTTGATTGAAGCCGGACGCATCACTTTTTCGGCTGTGATGGATGACGGGCAGACGATCGATCCCAAGCCGATCGCTTACCTTCGACAAAAAAGGCGTATATGTGCGGAC
Coding sequences within it:
- a CDS encoding molybdopterin-dependent oxidoreductase; translation: MEGLRIAYRTCPFCEATCGLEITVQDGRAVNVKGDKEDVFSKGYLCPKGAALADLHYDPDRLRHPMIKRNGRWKEVGWDEAFAAVESGLIPLMDKYGRDAVGVYAGNPCAHTMAGTLCMKPMLKALRSRNIFSASSVDQIPKHVSSGLMFGHPGTIPVPDIDRTHFLLILGADPLESNGSLATAPDWPGRLGALKRRGGKLVVVDPRTSRTAKLANEHLRIEPGGDPFLLMALIRVLFEENRVNPGRLSDHIIGVDAVRDLCRPFSPEAVESRTGIDAAMVYRTARELASAPSAAVYGRMGTSTVTFGALNQWLIDTINTLTGNLDRPGGVMFPTPAHMPRCNRPGGKGWTLGRWKSRVKGLHEVMGELPVCTLCDEIETEGKGQIRALVTVASNPVIALPNSARVARALADLDFMVSVDFYLNASTRHADVILPPTGPLSTAQYDFAFYNLSVRNIANYSPPVIPKPDDERDKWEILYGLAMIFGGQGASANAAQMDDFIISMMVDGVAKKEESPFFGRQTELLEAMKDLRGPDRMLDFMLRTGAYGDGFDANPGGLSLSRLKAHPHGIDLGSLEPRIPGILRTPSGKIDLAPQQMGQDVQRLIEAMNRPDSHGLVLVGRRHLRTNNSWMANIPSLVSGPPRCVLHIHPEDASRAGLENGDTAEVKSRMGQVAVPVEITPDIRPGVVSLPHGWGHDLPGVRMDVARVHGGVNANLLSDDECFDPLSNNAVLNGIPVEVSSSPNQDKAS
- a CDS encoding 4Fe-4S binding protein, translated to MSFRRAAQLIFLIIFLALLARAGHIKEADLFLRMDPALVGITAIAARMWTWLFLPALIVVLSALLFGRVFCGYICPMGTTLDFSDKCIPRPTGKTERSPQRLSPRLNRYILVFLVGAGLAGVSLVSWASPLALITRFYGLVVYPVTELIADQSLVFLYPLASWLDIRSLMFAEIHPSRFTAQFFVLVLFILIFAAGWITPRFWCRYLCPAGGILAVAAGKPLLRRRVSDECNGCGICAQKCPMGAIDRLHPERTNHSACISCRTCEANCPQEAIEFSLLARPGSHMARETGVSTSRRYFLMAGAAGMGTAALSLTGLHAVSGKETEGWVQPARLIRPPGAIPEPMFRAACVRCGECMRACPTNTLQPIWFAAGFLGMFSPAITPDRKYCDPRCTICGEVCPTGAIRTLSAGERVWARTGTAVIYRQKCLAWEHQKSCMVCDEVCPYNAIEFEKIADLPYPVPHVKEDRCAGCGYCEHYCPVTNEAAIVVTPMNALRLQAGSYREAGQIRKFNLSLRPPTEGLQPKPYPGVSGGEIESPEGEAENGSEELAPGFDRGY
- a CDS encoding DUF362 domain-containing protein; translation: MNRRSFLKYQAAGMLWTIGAPFMLPGRLFAREKTDVAVVKGEVQAAVRKSVEMLGGISKFVKKGDRVVIKPNMSFAVSPEQASNTHPLVAKTIAAMCKEAGAARVLVLDNPLAPAEQCLEASGIFAACESLEKDMVHMVSRPGSFKEVGIPNGRTLKTTDVMKEVLSADVLIAAPVAKSHSGAGVSLSMKGMMGLIRDRSTMHRRGLHETIVDLVSLLTPQLVIIDATRVLTTGGPGGPGKVIEPKTIIAATDMVAADAYAVSAFEWYGRTYAPSQIKHIRLAHERGLGRMDIENLNVRKISV
- a CDS encoding NAD(P)/FAD-dependent oxidoreductase, whose translation is MTEHAEHLDGAILQRDRETYAIVPRTPLGLVTPEVLESIAQVVKKYKIPVVKITSGQRMALVGLKEEDVAPAWKDLGMDVGRATELCVHYAQACPGTAVCRLGVQDSLGLGMELEKLFIGMGLPAKVKFGVSGCPMCCGESYVRDVGVLGTKKGWTLIFGGNSGGRPRIGDVVAEDLGKEEVIDLVKQCLEYYAANGKKKERTARFMDRIGIDALKAAVL
- a CDS encoding MORN motif-containing protein, giving the protein MKRSYPDGSTYDGDFGWSWKEFRRCKHGEGSWIHPDGSTYVGEWKYDHLHGQGIYIFPDGGKYAGEFKESRFNGRGTFTYPGGQRYEGEWKDGHKCGRGTYTFSDGSTYAGEWKDGNPHGKGTWTYPGGERYEGEWKDGHKCGQGTYRLPDGSTCIEERKDGASRRQGTWIYPDGSTYIGEWKNFTPHGYGTWTYPDNEKYEGRWKEGNKHGPGTYTFSDGSTYVGEWKEDKPHGPGTRTYTDGATYVGGFKKDEFDGQGTFTLPDGSTYVGEWKDGKPHGQGTYTRPGGTRHEEEFKDSPPAGQNP
- a CDS encoding lytic murein transglycosylase; this translates as MGWRSTSFKVVALCGFTFFLVTDVAAGVKKTSKEVQTAFTGHIEGDVSISGMNAGSPSVSAGVTSASDSSEANSFVTKTWSRLLERLASDGFDQYELRDLFSQPEIIFDPSPMVHKMNELHSAKLRAERIKPIQERLAVLGYRPGPIDGKIGAKTRRAIIAFQYVHGLPLDGTPAEDLLRRLEGELRKAPPNIMHLDLPMETGPKVYRSVLQPERIREAKDFLALNEDLLRSVHRRYGISPKVAVSLLALETRVGNYLGEEGAFATLSSMAACADFSKIEPLLKNQPVKPRFRGWLQKRCQQKADWAYKELKALLRYAEGNKLNLLDIPGSKYGAIGICQFMPTNALIYGIDGDGDGKIDLFTAEDALPSMGNFLRHHGWKKGMGARKALYRYNRNTTYVNTILALAEHL